The following coding sequences lie in one Populus trichocarpa isolate Nisqually-1 chromosome 14, P.trichocarpa_v4.1, whole genome shotgun sequence genomic window:
- the LOC7464907 gene encoding uncharacterized protein LOC7464907 yields MGSFYNSCSSTNFKQRNHVSIEHRPQLLKDFLIDDDSNLCSSSGFRSFSRKPCDSTMKTLIEIDLRNPKRIANSSNNIASYKLLRSRSKAAASTTISAFQAVINAVKNIHFTAVKPPSILPRSLSRKLSKKKSQNKENEVKITVTIKDIIRWRSFRDIVEEKSLPSDLPSSPYHCITTTTGSTSTTPRSGSSWCDSDFTSDYLPPWNGNFDECGEKEIEVGKENSPCVGEDSLELITNTKVGPEEDEEERLHSPVSVTEFEFEEDEDSSSSFEQSLATVERTREKIMEKIRRFESLTKLDFVSLDNWMSIDENISSGEDDDNEEDDDDPEGIRETNMNFEGEEEEEEEEEIHEVEERAWKLLNHVKETGLECCSDNMDLLFDFFRDELATRTYENSKQSIDVELLKKAKAWINGEDSLRVEWELEHKREVYVRDMDREGRWSKFEEEQQELALGIENGVLDLLVDDLLLDLISY; encoded by the exons ATGGGTTCTTTCTATAATTCATGTTCAAGCACAAACTTTAAGCAAAGAAACCATGTTTCAATAGAGCACAGGCCTCAACTGCTTAAAGATTTTCTCATAGATGATGATTCAAATTTATGTTCCTCAAGTGGGTTCAGATCGTTTTCAAGAAAACCATGCGATTCCACTATGAAAACCCTTATCGAAATCGATCTTCGTAACCCAAAACGCATTGCTAATTCTAGCAATAATATTGCGAGTTACAAGCTACTTAGAAGTCGTTCGAAAGCAGCAGCCTCAACAACAATCTCAGCATTCCAAGCCGTGATTAACGCCGTCAAGAACATCCATTTCACCGCCGTTAAGCCCCCCTCAATTTTACCGAGGAGTCTCTCTCGGAAACTGTCAAAAAAGAAGAGtcaaaacaaggaaaatgaaGTCAAAATAACAGTCACTATAAAAGACATTATACGGTGGAGATCATTTCGCGACATTGTCGAAGAGAAATCTCTGCCATCAGACTTGCCATCATCACCCTATCACTGCATCACTACCACAACCGGGTCCACTTCGACCACTCCACGTAGTGGGTCAAGCTGGTGTGATAGTGATTTTACCTCAGATTATTTACCACCTTGGAACGGTAATTTTGATGAGTGTGGTGAAAAGGAGATAGAAGTGGGCAAAGAAAATTCACCATGCGTCGGCGAGGATTCTTTGGAGttaataacaaatacaaaagtgGGTCCCGAG GAGGATGAGGAGGAACGACTACATAGTCCTGTTTCAGTTACTGAATTCGagtttgaagaagatgaagattcAAGCTCATCTTTTGAGCAAAGCCTTGCCACTGTGGAGA GGACTAGAGAAAAGATTATGGAAAAGATCCGAAGGTTTGAGAGTCTAACCAAATTGGACTTTGTCAGCCTAGACAACTGGATGTCAATAGACGAAAACATCAGCTCTGGAGAAGATGATGACAACGAAGAAGACGACGATGATCCTGAAGGAATTAGAGAGACAAACATGAActttgaaggagaagaagaagaagaagaagaagaagaaattcatgAAGTCGAAGAAAGGGCATGGAAACTATTGAACCATGTAAAAGAAACTGGCCTAGAATGTTGCAGTGACAACATGGACCTGCTATTCGACTTCTTTAGAGATGAATTGGCTACAAGAACGTATGAGAATAGTAAACAGAGCATTGATGTGGAATTGcttaaaaaagcaaaagcttGGATAAATGGAGAAGACAGCTTGCGGGTTGAATGGGAATTAGAGCATAAAAGGGAGGTTTATGTCAGAGATATGGACAGGGAAGGCAGGTGGAGCAAGTTTGAGGAAGAGCAACAAGAGCTTGCTTTGGGAATTGAGAATGGGGTGCTTGATCTTTTGGTTGATGACCTATTGCTTGATCTCATCTCATACTAA